The following proteins are co-located in the Nonlabens ponticola genome:
- a CDS encoding PhzF family phenazine biosynthesis protein → MSRIIPYFMVDSFTNEPFKGNPAGVCLLEEPLDDALMQSIASEINLSETAFVLRSDDHFSIRYFSPMMEIPLCGHATLASAKVLFERDSDLNAIDFKTQSGTLLKAARNGEKVALAFPNYGIVDREVPKELLHAIGIDAVLNTGYNHENLELMIEIKDSQKLRKLTPDFSAMKAAVHDISGVVVTAKSSDPAYDFESRYFWPWSGGDEDPVTGATHTFLTAYWAEKLKKRKLKAYQCSARTGILDVEVLDDEHISITGDAVVVVRGELMV, encoded by the coding sequence TTGAGCCGTATCATTCCCTACTTCATGGTAGACTCGTTTACAAACGAGCCATTTAAAGGTAATCCAGCTGGAGTTTGTTTGCTGGAAGAGCCTCTGGATGATGCATTGATGCAATCCATAGCCAGCGAGATCAATCTATCCGAAACGGCTTTTGTCTTGAGAAGTGATGATCATTTTTCCATCAGATACTTCAGCCCGATGATGGAAATACCTTTGTGTGGTCATGCAACGCTGGCCAGTGCAAAAGTTCTATTTGAAAGAGATTCAGATTTAAATGCGATTGATTTTAAGACTCAGTCAGGCACCTTGCTCAAAGCTGCCCGAAATGGAGAAAAAGTAGCGCTCGCCTTTCCAAATTATGGGATTGTTGATCGTGAGGTTCCTAAAGAACTCTTACATGCTATAGGGATCGATGCGGTTTTAAATACAGGCTACAATCATGAAAATCTCGAACTCATGATTGAGATTAAAGATTCACAGAAACTGAGAAAACTCACACCAGATTTTTCTGCCATGAAAGCAGCGGTACATGATATCAGTGGCGTGGTGGTAACAGCAAAATCAAGTGATCCAGCTTATGATTTTGAAAGCAGATACTTCTGGCCGTGGAGTGGTGGCGATGAAGATCCTGTAACAGGAGCAACGCATACATTCTTGACAGCCTATTGGGCTGAGAAATTGAAAAAGAGGAAGTTGAAAGCTTATCAGTGTTCTGCAAGAACAGGTATTCTAGATGTTGAGGTGCTAGATGATGAGCATATTTCTATCACTGGTGATGCAGTTGTGGTGGTACGTGGTGAGTTAATGGTTTAA
- the dut gene encoding dUTP diphosphatase, with the protein MTIKIINKSGHELPAYETVGSAGMDIRASITECIVLEPLERAIVKTGLFIELPVGYEAQVRPRSGLAAKKGITVLNSPGTIDADYRGEIGVILVNLSNQNFPIENGERIAQLVIAHHEQPQWQEVEVLSDTDRGAGGFGSTGNK; encoded by the coding sequence ATGACTATAAAAATCATCAACAAATCTGGACATGAGCTACCTGCTTATGAAACTGTAGGAAGCGCTGGTATGGATATACGCGCATCGATAACAGAATGCATTGTTCTTGAACCTCTAGAAAGAGCCATTGTAAAAACAGGTTTGTTTATCGAGTTACCCGTAGGTTATGAGGCACAAGTGCGACCTCGCAGTGGTCTCGCTGCCAAAAAAGGTATCACAGTCCTCAACTCACCAGGAACCATAGATGCCGATTATCGCGGCGAGATAGGCGTGATTTTGGTCAATCTTTCAAATCAGAATTTCCCTATAGAAAACGGCGAGCGCATCGCACAATTGGTAATCGCACATCATGAGCAACCACAATGGCAAGAGGTTGAGGTTTTGAGCGATACAGATCGCGGTGCAGGTGGTTTTGGGAGTACTGGAAACAAGTAG
- a CDS encoding outer membrane beta-barrel protein: protein MEDKKDIERIFQERFKQFEAAPPQDTWSQIEARLNGKKKRRVIPIIWWQLGGVAAVLAVVVASYMMGSDEFDAVDGNNGYVIEETNNSDSSQENNRGLLNDNDFEPSTTNPASTGNTNIVSTDNENTVSSDSNVNDVSSPRPADALAAGIQDKGDVSSATSGNIATPSGDDDQTVGIASTAIENDNTLRIPNTNAGIANNDTNLDNKTQGSTPKVLDLDGLKVSDGVATTDPAQNVPDGADKDMVPSNEESLQEIADAVVTAGTKITIEEERQDRLLNNRWSAATVVAPVFANSFNGSSINNNVGDASGDTNISYGVAVDYNISSRLSVRTGVHQMNVAYNTNNVSYSTPISAIAVAGSAPGRSYNPGDVNRANAIPIDNTFSQELVSNNNFGGFQGELSQQLGYVEVPLELKYRLVDSKLGINVLGGFSALFLTDNEVNISGNGRRLELGEDRNFQDFNQSANFGLGLDYQFTNKLGLSIEPTFKYQLNALRNDAADFRPYTIGVYTGLMYRF from the coding sequence ATGGAAGACAAGAAAGACATAGAACGTATTTTCCAGGAGCGCTTCAAGCAATTTGAAGCTGCACCACCGCAAGACACATGGTCTCAAATAGAGGCACGTCTTAATGGTAAGAAAAAACGTAGGGTCATCCCAATCATCTGGTGGCAATTAGGTGGTGTTGCGGCTGTGCTTGCTGTCGTGGTGGCTAGTTACATGATGGGCAGCGATGAGTTTGATGCTGTTGATGGTAATAATGGTTATGTTATTGAAGAGACCAACAACTCAGATTCTTCTCAAGAAAACAACCGTGGTTTATTGAACGATAACGATTTTGAGCCATCTACTACCAATCCTGCATCAACGGGTAATACCAATATTGTATCTACTGATAATGAGAATACGGTCTCAAGTGATTCCAATGTCAATGATGTAAGCTCACCACGACCAGCCGATGCTCTAGCGGCTGGTATTCAAGATAAAGGTGATGTAAGCAGTGCTACTTCTGGAAACATCGCAACACCTTCTGGTGACGATGATCAAACCGTTGGTATTGCGAGTACAGCCATTGAGAATGATAATACATTAAGAATTCCTAATACAAACGCAGGCATCGCAAATAACGATACTAACCTAGATAATAAAACTCAAGGTTCAACTCCTAAAGTTCTTGATCTTGATGGACTCAAAGTGAGCGATGGCGTTGCAACCACTGATCCTGCCCAAAATGTTCCCGACGGCGCAGATAAGGACATGGTACCTAGTAATGAAGAGTCCTTGCAGGAAATAGCGGATGCTGTGGTAACTGCAGGAACAAAAATAACTATCGAAGAAGAAAGACAAGATAGATTACTAAACAATCGCTGGAGTGCAGCAACTGTGGTGGCACCTGTTTTTGCCAATAGCTTTAATGGCAGTTCCATTAATAATAATGTAGGCGACGCGAGTGGCGATACTAATATAAGTTATGGCGTTGCAGTCGATTACAACATCTCTTCACGATTGAGCGTGCGCACCGGTGTACACCAGATGAATGTTGCCTACAATACTAATAATGTGAGTTATAGCACTCCTATTAGCGCCATAGCCGTGGCAGGTAGCGCACCAGGCCGTAGCTACAATCCAGGTGATGTAAATCGTGCCAACGCTATTCCTATAGACAATACCTTCTCACAAGAGCTGGTAAGCAACAACAACTTTGGCGGTTTTCAAGGTGAGCTATCGCAGCAATTGGGCTATGTAGAAGTGCCGCTCGAGCTCAAGTATAGATTGGTGGATAGTAAACTGGGCATCAATGTGCTGGGTGGTTTTAGTGCACTGTTTTTGACAGATAATGAAGTGAATATATCAGGCAATGGCCGCCGACTGGAATTGGGTGAGGACCGCAATTTTCAGGACTTTAACCAGAGTGCCAACTTTGGTCTAGGGCTGGACTATCAATTTACAAACAAGCTAGGCCTATCAATCGAGCCTACATTCAAATATCAATTGAACGCCTTGCGCAATGACGCAGCAGACTTTAGGCCGTACACTATAGGTGTTTACACAGGCTTGATGTATAGATTTTAA
- the recA gene encoding recombinase RecA produces the protein MADDKELAAKQKALKLTLDKLDKAYGKGTVMKMGDQQVVDVEAIPTGSLALNAALGVGGYPRGRVIEIYGPESSGKTTLTLHAIAEAQKAGGIAAFIDAEHAFDRFYAEKLGVDLDNLIISQPDHGEQALEIADNLIRSGAIDIIVIDSVAALTPKSEIEGEMGDSKMGLHARLMSQALRKLTGTISKTKCTVMFINQLREKIGVMFGNPETTTGGNALKFYASVRLDIRRSTQIKNTDGSVQGNKTRVKVVKNKVAPPFRTAEFDILYGQGVSKIGEIIDLGVNYEIINKAGSWFSYEDTKLGQGRDSVKNILMDNPDLMDELEGKIMEAIKMSAS, from the coding sequence ATGGCAGACGATAAGGAATTAGCAGCAAAACAGAAAGCGCTCAAATTGACGCTAGACAAGCTGGACAAGGCATACGGTAAAGGAACGGTGATGAAAATGGGTGACCAGCAAGTGGTCGATGTCGAGGCGATTCCTACAGGTTCACTAGCGTTGAATGCAGCATTGGGTGTAGGTGGCTATCCACGTGGTCGTGTGATTGAGATCTACGGGCCTGAATCTTCTGGTAAAACGACTCTAACACTGCACGCGATTGCCGAGGCTCAAAAAGCTGGTGGTATCGCTGCGTTTATTGATGCAGAGCATGCTTTTGACCGCTTTTATGCAGAAAAACTGGGTGTTGACCTTGACAATCTCATCATATCTCAGCCAGATCACGGTGAGCAAGCTCTTGAGATTGCCGATAATTTGATACGCTCTGGTGCGATTGATATTATTGTCATTGACTCGGTCGCTGCATTGACTCCTAAAAGTGAGATTGAAGGTGAGATGGGTGATAGCAAGATGGGATTACACGCTCGTTTAATGTCACAGGCATTAAGAAAATTAACGGGTACCATCTCTAAAACTAAGTGTACGGTAATGTTCATCAACCAGCTGCGTGAGAAGATAGGTGTGATGTTTGGTAATCCAGAGACGACGACTGGTGGTAATGCCTTGAAGTTTTATGCTTCGGTGCGCCTTGATATACGTCGATCTACCCAAATCAAAAATACTGACGGTTCTGTTCAAGGAAACAAGACACGTGTGAAGGTTGTGAAGAACAAGGTGGCACCACCATTCCGCACGGCAGAGTTTGATATACTATATGGTCAAGGTGTTTCCAAGATAGGTGAGATCATCGATCTAGGTGTGAACTATGAGATCATTAACAAGGCTGGGTCCTGGTTCTCATATGAGGATACTAAACTAGGTCAAGGTCGTGATAGTGTGAAAAATATCCTGATGGACAACCCAGATCTTATGGATGAGCTGGAAGGAAAAATCATGGAGGCGATCAAAATGTCTGCTAGCTAG
- a CDS encoding tetratricopeptide repeat protein, which yields MKTNFLTIFTIVCAILVAEAQESSIKSQAEEACECIKLIDRNEEKLEQNKQVEACINDAIMADQLLSKLGSALEKANDSTNTDKEINITINSDEGYEKIERKLIDNCVALNILLNDAKPTSQNSFSENKKAIEFYRQGYEAYNSGDLEKAVELYGKAVETDKKFAFAWDMLGIAHRRLDNYDDAIAAYKKSLKIDPKGKMPLQNLPIAYRLNDDVKNAIKTYEKLIKHYPEDPEGYFGLAQCGLMTKNYELAADNIFPAYKMYAEVNSPYKQDAEIVLSEVYQGMKANDNLDKFRKIAKKHDITLEE from the coding sequence ATGAAGACAAATTTCCTGACCATTTTCACCATTGTCTGTGCCATATTGGTTGCAGAAGCTCAAGAAAGCTCTATAAAATCACAAGCCGAAGAGGCCTGTGAGTGTATCAAATTAATTGACCGTAATGAGGAAAAACTAGAGCAAAACAAACAGGTTGAGGCATGTATAAATGATGCAATTATGGCCGATCAGCTGCTAAGCAAATTAGGAAGTGCATTAGAAAAAGCAAATGATAGCACAAATACGGACAAAGAGATCAATATCACCATCAATTCTGATGAAGGATATGAAAAGATTGAGCGCAAATTAATTGATAACTGTGTCGCTTTAAATATTCTTCTCAACGATGCTAAACCTACTAGTCAGAATTCTTTTTCTGAAAATAAAAAGGCGATTGAATTTTATCGCCAAGGTTATGAAGCCTACAATTCTGGAGATTTAGAGAAAGCAGTAGAACTATATGGTAAAGCCGTTGAGACAGACAAAAAATTTGCCTTTGCTTGGGACATGTTAGGCATAGCTCATAGAAGGCTGGACAATTATGATGATGCAATTGCTGCCTACAAGAAATCATTGAAAATTGACCCCAAAGGAAAAATGCCATTACAAAATCTGCCTATTGCTTATAGATTGAATGATGACGTAAAAAATGCTATCAAAACTTATGAAAAACTCATTAAGCACTATCCTGAAGATCCAGAAGGATATTTTGGCCTAGCTCAATGTGGACTAATGACAAAAAACTATGAGTTAGCGGCTGATAATATTTTTCCCGCTTACAAAATGTATGCTGAGGTAAATTCTCCCTATAAACAGGATGCAGAAATTGTTTTAAGTGAGGTATACCAAGGCATGAAAGCAAATGACAATCTAGATAAGTTTAGAAAAATCGCCAAAAAACATGATATTACCCTAGAAGAGTAA
- the trhO gene encoding oxygen-dependent tRNA uridine(34) hydroxylase TrhO, producing MQLYNKLSAEERRQLIREAGKQRLTISFYQYAFIIDPQLFRNYLFVDFNALDVLGRIYVAHEGINAQFSIPADRFKELKKFLDGIDFLENVRLNIAREHDDESFLKLKVKVRHKIVADGLEDDSFDVTNKGVHVDAARFNELIDDPDTVLVDMRNHYESEIGHFQNAWTPDVDTFRESLPIIEEEIKDHKKDKKLVMYCTGGIRCEKASAYYKHRGFEDVYQLEGGIIEYHRQVTEQGLENKFRGKNFVFDARLSEKISDEIISNCHQCGEPCDTHTNCDNEGCHLLFIQCENCRKAFKNTCSTHCLEVIQLSAEEQKQLRAGKPAKNKKFKKGRSSKLEFKKQ from the coding sequence ATGCAACTGTATAACAAATTAAGTGCTGAAGAGAGAAGACAATTGATACGTGAGGCTGGTAAGCAGCGGCTCACGATCTCTTTCTATCAGTATGCCTTTATTATTGATCCACAATTATTTAGAAACTATCTGTTTGTAGACTTTAATGCTCTTGATGTCTTGGGACGTATTTATGTCGCTCATGAAGGTATCAACGCCCAATTTTCTATTCCGGCAGATCGTTTTAAGGAGCTCAAAAAATTTCTAGATGGCATCGACTTTCTAGAAAACGTGCGATTAAATATCGCTCGAGAACATGACGATGAGAGTTTCTTGAAGCTGAAAGTCAAGGTGCGCCATAAGATTGTTGCCGATGGACTTGAAGACGACTCCTTTGACGTGACTAATAAAGGCGTTCATGTAGATGCCGCTAGATTCAATGAGCTGATTGATGATCCTGATACGGTGCTGGTTGATATGCGCAATCATTATGAGAGCGAGATAGGTCATTTTCAAAATGCGTGGACGCCTGATGTGGACACCTTTCGCGAAAGCTTACCCATCATCGAGGAAGAAATAAAAGACCACAAAAAGGATAAGAAACTGGTAATGTATTGTACCGGCGGCATACGTTGTGAGAAAGCAAGTGCCTATTACAAGCATCGCGGTTTTGAGGATGTTTACCAGCTAGAAGGTGGTATCATCGAGTATCACAGACAGGTAACTGAGCAAGGATTGGAGAATAAATTTAGAGGTAAAAATTTTGTTTTTGACGCGCGATTATCTGAAAAGATAAGCGATGAGATCATCTCTAACTGCCATCAATGTGGCGAGCCTTGTGACACGCACACAAATTGTGATAATGAGGGCTGTCATTTACTTTTCATACAATGTGAGAATTGCCGGAAAGCATTTAAAAATACCTGTAGCACTCATTGTTTAGAGGTAATACAGTTATCAGCTGAGGAGCAAAAGCAACTGCGAGCAGGTAAGCCTGCGAAAAATAAAAAGTTTAAAAAAGGGCGCTCGTCAAAACTGGAATTTAAAAAACAATAG
- the rsmI gene encoding 16S rRNA (cytidine(1402)-2'-O)-methyltransferase, translated as MKLYLVPTPIGNLGDMTYRAVEILQQVDLILAEDTRTSGKLLNHYQIKTPMLSYHMHNEHKIADSIVKRIAAGETMALITDAGSPGISDPGFLLARKVIAANLEIESLPGATAFVPALTSSGLPSDKFVFEGFLPVKKGRQTRLKLLAEETRTIVFYESPHKLMKTLTDFQTHYGADRQISISREITKMFEEHYRGTVAEAIAYFTEKKPKGEFVIVLGAK; from the coding sequence ATGAAACTATATCTCGTGCCCACGCCCATAGGTAATCTAGGCGATATGACCTACCGTGCGGTCGAGATCTTGCAGCAGGTAGACCTCATACTGGCAGAAGACACGCGCACCAGCGGCAAATTGCTCAACCATTACCAAATTAAGACGCCAATGTTGTCCTATCATATGCACAACGAGCACAAGATTGCAGACTCTATCGTCAAGAGAATTGCAGCAGGCGAGACCATGGCGCTCATCACAGATGCTGGATCGCCAGGTATAAGTGATCCTGGGTTTTTGCTTGCGCGAAAGGTGATTGCCGCAAATCTGGAGATTGAATCATTGCCTGGTGCCACTGCCTTTGTACCAGCACTTACCAGTAGCGGGCTACCATCTGACAAGTTTGTTTTTGAGGGATTTTTACCTGTTAAAAAAGGCCGCCAAACCCGATTAAAACTACTGGCCGAGGAAACACGCACCATCGTTTTCTATGAGTCACCGCATAAACTAATGAAAACTCTAACCGATTTTCAAACACATTACGGTGCCGACAGGCAAATCTCCATCTCACGTGAGATTACCAAAATGTTTGAGGAACACTACAGAGGAACCGTCGCAGAAGCGATTGCCTATTTTACAGAGAAAAAACCAAAGGGTGAGTTTGTAATTGTTTTGGGTGCTAAATAG
- a CDS encoding lipopolysaccharide biosynthesis protein yields the protein MSSINRLFKHTFVYGLATVLPRLLTVLLTRLLTEYLPSKTAFGEVSIIFSWIILFNVILTYGMETSFFRFFSESENKNKVLTTGLVSLLGTTIAFVVIAFLGLDYIEAWSSKSADYWRWVIGILAFDTMMVIPFAYMRAQGKSLKYAVIKMINVVISVGMTAVFLIWLSDLPTINQFLPEDKVELYFIALMTASFITLFLVGGIYLRKWEFDSVLWKRMLRYGFPILIAGLAFAVNETFDKILLEWLLVDDATAQTGVYSACYRVAVGMTLFATAFKLGVEPFFFSESKSKDAVETYAKITKMFVILGSVALITYTIFIDLIKRLIIDEEYWEALDIVPVILIAYFFFGIYQTLSVWYKVTDRTSFGAWISVLGAAITIGLNIWLIPVIGYMASALTTCAAYGLMMLVSYLLGRKYYRIPYEVGSLSLYLFLSIAATMLFFYTIRESLGADTWQMYAAGIALALLVSTFILYKERLFIKSLFAKS from the coding sequence TTGAGTTCCATCAACCGCCTTTTTAAACACACTTTTGTATACGGTCTGGCGACTGTTTTGCCACGATTGTTGACGGTGCTGCTCACAAGGCTGCTGACTGAATATTTACCCAGCAAGACCGCTTTTGGCGAGGTTTCCATTATCTTTTCATGGATCATTTTATTCAACGTGATCTTGACTTATGGTATGGAGACTTCTTTTTTCCGCTTTTTCAGCGAAAGCGAGAATAAAAACAAGGTCCTAACCACAGGACTGGTTTCTTTGCTGGGTACCACCATCGCATTTGTTGTGATTGCCTTTTTAGGTCTGGACTATATTGAGGCCTGGTCTAGCAAATCAGCCGATTATTGGCGTTGGGTCATAGGAATACTGGCTTTTGATACCATGATGGTGATTCCGTTTGCTTATATGCGGGCGCAAGGAAAGAGTCTCAAGTATGCTGTGATCAAGATGATCAATGTAGTCATTTCAGTTGGTATGACTGCTGTATTTTTGATCTGGTTGAGCGATCTACCTACTATAAATCAGTTCTTACCAGAAGATAAAGTGGAGTTATACTTCATCGCATTGATGACCGCCAGTTTTATTACTTTGTTTCTTGTAGGTGGCATTTATCTTAGAAAATGGGAATTTGATTCAGTATTATGGAAACGAATGCTGCGCTATGGCTTTCCTATTTTGATCGCAGGTCTGGCGTTTGCTGTAAATGAGACTTTCGATAAGATCTTACTAGAATGGCTGTTGGTAGATGACGCCACAGCGCAAACCGGTGTTTATTCGGCTTGTTATCGTGTGGCCGTTGGAATGACCTTGTTTGCCACCGCTTTTAAACTAGGTGTCGAGCCTTTCTTTTTCAGTGAGTCCAAAAGCAAAGACGCCGTTGAAACCTATGCCAAAATCACTAAAATGTTTGTGATACTAGGATCAGTCGCACTGATTACCTACACGATTTTCATAGATCTGATCAAGAGATTAATTATTGATGAAGAATACTGGGAAGCATTAGATATCGTGCCAGTCATTTTGATTGCCTACTTCTTTTTTGGCATCTATCAAACCTTATCGGTATGGTATAAGGTGACTGATCGCACCAGTTTTGGTGCTTGGATCTCAGTTTTAGGTGCTGCGATTACCATAGGTCTCAATATTTGGCTTATTCCAGTGATAGGATATATGGCAAGTGCGCTTACCACATGTGCCGCTTACGGTTTAATGATGCTGGTATCCTATTTATTGGGCAGAAAGTATTACCGCATCCCTTACGAGGTAGGCAGTTTATCGCTGTACCTGTTTCTTTCTATTGCTGCGACCATGCTGTTTTTCTACACCATTCGTGAGAGTCTAGGTGCAGATACCTGGCAAATGTATGCGGCAGGAATTGCCCTAGCCTTGCTTGTTTCAACCTTCATCTTGTATAAAGAACGACTGTTTATCAAATCATTATTTGCAAAATCATGA
- a CDS encoding RNA polymerase sigma factor — MVQEQLIKECQAGNRKAQRELYDRYASALYGCCLKYAPNAQEAQDVLQDSFITIFDKIKQFKSKGSLEGWCKRIAINTALQRYRGKKVYQLENEGAIPETGVEVEEPEDISLQDMLQMIQQLPERYRMVFSLYTLDGYGHKEIASMMGITEGTSKSNLSRAKQNLQEMILQWRENNASDVS, encoded by the coding sequence GTGGTTCAAGAACAACTCATTAAAGAATGTCAGGCAGGCAATCGTAAAGCACAACGTGAGCTGTACGATAGATATGCAAGTGCACTTTATGGATGTTGTTTGAAATATGCGCCTAATGCGCAGGAAGCACAGGATGTTTTACAGGATAGCTTCATCACCATATTTGATAAGATAAAACAATTTAAGAGTAAAGGATCGCTAGAAGGATGGTGTAAGAGAATCGCGATCAACACAGCTTTACAGCGATACCGCGGTAAAAAAGTGTATCAGCTAGAAAATGAAGGCGCCATACCAGAAACGGGCGTTGAGGTTGAGGAACCAGAAGACATAAGCCTACAGGACATGTTGCAAATGATACAGCAACTACCAGAACGCTATCGCATGGTTTTCTCGCTTTATACCCTAGATGGATATGGACATAAAGAGATTGCGAGCATGATGGGAATTACTGAAGGCACATCAAAATCTAATCTCTCAAGAGCTAAACAGAATTTACAGGAAATGATCCTGCAATGGCGTGAGAATAACGCCAGCGACGTGAGTTAA
- a CDS encoding sugar phosphate nucleotidyltransferase codes for MKIIVPMAGRGSRLRPHSLTTPKPLIPIANKPIVHRLVTDIARILNEPITEIAFILGDPAFFGDQVVKSLEELAKGLGAKASIYRQLQPLGTGHAIMCAEPSLDGPAVVAYADTLIRADFELDPAADAVIWTKQVDQPEAYGVVKLNDKHEITELVEKPQEFVSDQAVIGIYYFKQISNLKKQLQHVIDNNIIHGGEYQINDGIKGMMKAGNIFKTGTVDEWMDCGNKNVAIDTNTRIMKFMEQDGSDELDTTATLENSKIIQPCVIADNVILRNSTIGPHVSIGAGSVIENCTIKDSLIQTNSHIKNAQLDQAMIGNHVKYDGDFTHISIGDYTTME; via the coding sequence ATGAAAATAATCGTTCCCATGGCCGGTCGCGGCTCTAGACTTAGACCACACTCACTTACAACGCCCAAACCTCTTATTCCTATTGCAAACAAACCTATCGTGCATCGATTGGTGACTGACATTGCCAGAATATTGAACGAGCCTATCACAGAGATAGCTTTTATTCTGGGCGATCCAGCCTTTTTTGGCGATCAGGTGGTAAAAAGCCTTGAAGAGCTAGCCAAAGGTTTGGGCGCTAAAGCTAGCATCTATAGACAACTACAACCATTGGGTACAGGACATGCCATCATGTGTGCAGAACCATCACTTGACGGTCCAGCTGTGGTAGCTTATGCGGATACCTTGATAAGAGCAGACTTTGAGCTTGATCCAGCAGCAGACGCCGTTATCTGGACAAAACAAGTAGATCAACCTGAAGCTTATGGTGTGGTAAAACTTAACGATAAGCATGAGATCACAGAACTTGTTGAGAAACCTCAAGAATTTGTGAGCGATCAAGCAGTTATCGGGATTTATTACTTCAAACAAATTTCAAATCTCAAAAAACAGTTACAACATGTGATTGACAATAACATCATACATGGTGGTGAGTACCAGATCAACGATGGTATTAAGGGCATGATGAAAGCTGGCAACATTTTCAAGACTGGAACCGTTGATGAATGGATGGATTGCGGTAACAAGAATGTTGCGATAGATACCAACACTCGCATCATGAAATTCATGGAGCAGGATGGCAGCGATGAGCTGGATACCACCGCAACCCTAGAAAATTCTAAAATTATCCAGCCGTGCGTAATTGCTGATAATGTGATTTTAAGAAATAGTACAATAGGTCCTCATGTGAGCATAGGCGCTGGCAGTGTGATAGAAAACTGTACGATCAAGGATAGCCTCATACAAACCAACAGTCATATAAAAAACGCCCAACTAGACCAAGCCATGATAGGCAATCACGTCAAATACGATGGTGATTTCACACACATCAGTATAGGTGATTACACCACGATGGAATAA